Proteins encoded by one window of Tubulanus polymorphus chromosome 7, tnTubPoly1.2, whole genome shotgun sequence:
- the LOC141908766 gene encoding TBC1 domain family member 13-like isoform X1 gives MAVHRARLQQFEEFLESDVIDLKQLRKMCFKGCPFETSSSRSLSWKLLLNYLPRKRADWEEVLAKERNAYKQFIDEMIVKPGSKGYGSNRIDVTLSDHPLNPNPESEWSTYFADNEMLVQVDKDCRRLCPDLSFFQQASDYPCKELNDHTARVETLQKRVENSVLKSETVSRNRHGITNMLPTRRRTSTDDFLKLPPGQEAHWEVCERILFIYAKLNPGQGYVQGMNEILGPIYYVFATDPCEDNKAHAEADAFFCFTNLMGEIRDNFIKSLDDSEHGIGNLMKSLMALLKEKDSRLWSRLEMNNLKPEFYAFRWLTLLLSQEFQLPDVLRLWDSLFSDEGRFQFLIYVCCAMLILIRQEMFDADFSMMMKLLQNYPLSDVQLIVNKAAELRGDS, from the exons ATTGCAACAATTCGAGGAATTCCTGGAAAGTGACGTCATCGACCTTAAACAATTGAGAAAAATGTGTTTCAAAG GTTGTCCATTTGAAACGAGCAGCTCAAGATCTCTTAGTTGGAAG CTATTGTTGAATTATTTGCCGAGAAAAAGAGCTGACTGGGAGGAGGTGCTAGCAAAAGAAAG GAACGCGTACAAGCaatttattgatgaaatgatcGTAAAGCCGGGTTCAAAAGGTTACGGCAGTAATCGTATTGATGTCACTCTCAGCGACCAT CCTCTGAATCCGAACCCGGAGAGCGAGTGGAGCACGTATTTCGCCGACAACGAAATGCTCGTTCAGGTCGACAAAGATTGCCGACGCCTTTGTCCCGATTTGTCGTTCTTCCAGCAAGCGTCGGACTATCCGTGTAAAGAGCTTAACGATCACACGGCGCGAGTCGAAACGCTACAAAAACGAGTCGAGAACTCGGTCCTGAAATCGGAGACCGTGTCTCGCAATCGACACGGAATTACAAAC ATGTTACCTACAAGAAGACGCACAAGCACAGACGACTTCCTCAAATTACCGCCGGGTCAAGAAGCGCATTGGGAAGTATGCGAaagaatccttttcatttaTGCAAAACTGAATCCCGGACAAGGATACGTACAG GGGATGAACGAAATTCTAGGCCCTATTTACTACGTTTTTGCGACAGACCCCTGTGAAGATAACAAAG CTCATGCCGAGGCAGACGCCTTCTTCTGTTTTACTAATCTAATGGGTGAAATCAGGgacaatttcatcaaatcgcTTGATGATTCTGAGCATGGAATCG gtaatttgatgaaaagTTTGATGGCTTTACTAAAGGAGAAAGACTCTAGGCTGTGGAGTAGActtgaaatgaataatttgaaaCCCGAATTCTATGCATTCCGTTGGCTAACTTTACTGCTGTCTCAGGAATTCCAGCTACCAG ATGTATTACGTTTGTGGGATTCGTTATTTTCGGACGAAGGTCGTTTTCAGTTCCTTATATACGTGTGCTGCGCTATGTTAAT TTTAATTCGACAAGAGATGTTCGATGCTGATTtttcgatgatgatgaagCTTTTACAG AACTACCCGCTGAGTGATGTCCAACTGATAGTCAACAAAGCCGCCGAATTACGAGGTGACAGTTAA
- the LOC141908766 gene encoding TBC1 domain family member 13-like isoform X2 codes for MIVKPGSKGYGSNRIDVTLSDHPLNPNPESEWSTYFADNEMLVQVDKDCRRLCPDLSFFQQASDYPCKELNDHTARVETLQKRVENSVLKSETVSRNRHGITNMLPTRRRTSTDDFLKLPPGQEAHWEVCERILFIYAKLNPGQGYVQGMNEILGPIYYVFATDPCEDNKAHAEADAFFCFTNLMGEIRDNFIKSLDDSEHGIGNLMKSLMALLKEKDSRLWSRLEMNNLKPEFYAFRWLTLLLSQEFQLPDVLRLWDSLFSDEGRFQFLIYVCCAMLILIRQEMFDADFSMMMKLLQNYPLSDVQLIVNKAAELRGDS; via the exons atgatcGTAAAGCCGGGTTCAAAAGGTTACGGCAGTAATCGTATTGATGTCACTCTCAGCGACCAT CCTCTGAATCCGAACCCGGAGAGCGAGTGGAGCACGTATTTCGCCGACAACGAAATGCTCGTTCAGGTCGACAAAGATTGCCGACGCCTTTGTCCCGATTTGTCGTTCTTCCAGCAAGCGTCGGACTATCCGTGTAAAGAGCTTAACGATCACACGGCGCGAGTCGAAACGCTACAAAAACGAGTCGAGAACTCGGTCCTGAAATCGGAGACCGTGTCTCGCAATCGACACGGAATTACAAAC ATGTTACCTACAAGAAGACGCACAAGCACAGACGACTTCCTCAAATTACCGCCGGGTCAAGAAGCGCATTGGGAAGTATGCGAaagaatccttttcatttaTGCAAAACTGAATCCCGGACAAGGATACGTACAG GGGATGAACGAAATTCTAGGCCCTATTTACTACGTTTTTGCGACAGACCCCTGTGAAGATAACAAAG CTCATGCCGAGGCAGACGCCTTCTTCTGTTTTACTAATCTAATGGGTGAAATCAGGgacaatttcatcaaatcgcTTGATGATTCTGAGCATGGAATCG gtaatttgatgaaaagTTTGATGGCTTTACTAAAGGAGAAAGACTCTAGGCTGTGGAGTAGActtgaaatgaataatttgaaaCCCGAATTCTATGCATTCCGTTGGCTAACTTTACTGCTGTCTCAGGAATTCCAGCTACCAG ATGTATTACGTTTGTGGGATTCGTTATTTTCGGACGAAGGTCGTTTTCAGTTCCTTATATACGTGTGCTGCGCTATGTTAAT TTTAATTCGACAAGAGATGTTCGATGCTGATTtttcgatgatgatgaagCTTTTACAG AACTACCCGCTGAGTGATGTCCAACTGATAGTCAACAAAGCCGCCGAATTACGAGGTGACAGTTAA